GTTGCGGAGTTTCGGAAGGCCGTGCTCGGGTACGTCGACCCTCCGATCCCGCCGGGTTTGGGTTGAAGGCAGCCATCGACGCGTTCGCCGAATCAGTCCGGGACCTTGGTCCGGTTCTTGACGTTGGATGTGGGCCCGGGAGCGTCACGGCGTACCTCCACGAGCGTGGCATCGACGTCTCGGGCGTGGATCTGTCACCTCGCATGATCGAACACGCCCGACGGCTTCACCCGGAGTGCACCTTCGCCGTCGGCTCGTCCACCGAACTCGACCTCGAGCCGCGGTCGTTAGGGGGCATCCTCGGATGGTGGTCGCTGTTCAACCTGCCACGCGAGATCCTGCCGAACGTCCTCGCCGCCTTCCACGACGCGCTCCTGCCCGGCGGGCAGCTGATCATCGCGACGCACGTCGGCGATGACGACGTGGTCCGGA
This genomic stretch from Streptosporangiales bacterium harbors:
- a CDS encoding methyltransferase domain-containing protein, which gives rise to MRESTSGCGVSEGRARVRRPSDPAGFGLKAAIDAFAESVRDLGPVLDVGCGPGSVTAYLHERGIDVSGVDLSPRMIEHARRLHPECTFAVGSSTELDLEPRSLGGILGWWSLFNLPREILPNVLAAFHDALLPGGQLIIATHVGDDDVVRTEAYGGVAVNWTTYQWRPEQLTVLLENADLRIVAELRLPADGQQGPVVVHMARRDT